In Chromobacterium rhizoryzae, one genomic interval encodes:
- the paaA gene encoding 1,2-phenylacetyl-CoA epoxidase subunit PaaA produces the protein MATTEHLEALEQAFQQRIDGGEKIEPQDWMPEAYRRTLQRQMAQHAHSEYVGMLPEGAWITRAPSLSRKCILLAKVQDEAGHAQYLYSALESLGLSREQAYGQLLAGEAKYLNIFNYPALSWADVGMIGWLTDGAAIVNQVPLSRCSYGPYARAMVRICQEESFHHRQGFDLVRRLAEGTPAQRRMAQDALNRWWWPTVMVFGPPDEDSVHSQRSMRWGVKLYSNDTLRQKFVDQTVPQVLHLGLTVPDPDLRFNPDTGHYEIGRIDWDEFKRVIRGQGLCNRERLASRRRSWDEGAWVREAAACHAAKLAAGPQGERDA, from the coding sequence ATGGCGACGACGGAGCACCTGGAAGCGCTGGAGCAGGCGTTTCAACAGCGGATAGACGGCGGCGAAAAGATAGAGCCGCAGGACTGGATGCCGGAGGCCTACCGCCGCACCTTGCAGCGGCAGATGGCGCAGCACGCCCATTCCGAATACGTGGGCATGTTGCCGGAGGGCGCCTGGATCACCCGCGCGCCCAGCCTCAGCCGCAAATGCATCCTGCTGGCCAAGGTGCAGGACGAGGCCGGCCACGCCCAGTATCTGTACAGCGCGCTGGAGAGCCTGGGCCTGAGCCGGGAGCAGGCTTACGGGCAGCTGCTGGCCGGCGAGGCCAAGTATCTGAATATTTTCAATTATCCAGCCTTGAGCTGGGCGGACGTCGGCATGATCGGCTGGTTGACCGACGGCGCCGCCATCGTCAACCAAGTGCCCTTGTCGCGCTGTTCCTACGGCCCGTACGCCCGCGCCATGGTGCGGATCTGCCAGGAGGAGAGCTTCCACCACCGCCAGGGTTTCGATCTGGTGCGGCGGCTGGCGGAGGGCACGCCGGCGCAGCGGCGGATGGCGCAGGACGCGCTCAACCGCTGGTGGTGGCCGACGGTGATGGTGTTCGGCCCGCCGGACGAGGATTCGGTGCACTCGCAGCGCTCGATGCGCTGGGGCGTCAAGCTGTATTCCAACGACACCCTGCGCCAGAAGTTCGTCGATCAGACCGTGCCGCAAGTGCTGCACCTGGGCTTGACGGTGCCGGACCCGGATCTGCGCTTCAACCCGGACACCGGGCATTACGAGATCGGCCGCATCGACTGGGACGAATTCAAGCGGGTGATCCGGGGCCAGGGCCTGTGCAACCGCGAGCGTCTCGCCAGCCGTCGCCGGTCCTGGGACGAGGGCGCCTGGGTGCGAGAAGCCGCCGCCTGCCACGCCGCCAAGCTGGCGGCGGGGCCGCAAGGAGAACGAGATGCATGA
- the paaB gene encoding 1,2-phenylacetyl-CoA epoxidase subunit PaaB: MHEWKLWEVFARSQNGVAHRHVGSVQASDAAMALQHARDVFTRRGEFVSLWLVAAEDLVSSGEVERAPWFETAADKGFRHATYYEVPEGVQHL; the protein is encoded by the coding sequence ATGCATGAGTGGAAGCTGTGGGAAGTGTTCGCGCGCAGCCAGAACGGCGTGGCGCACCGCCACGTGGGCAGCGTGCAGGCCAGCGACGCGGCGATGGCGCTGCAGCACGCGCGCGATGTGTTCACCCGCCGCGGCGAGTTCGTCAGCCTGTGGCTGGTGGCCGCCGAAGACCTGGTGAGCAGCGGCGAGGTGGAGCGCGCGCCGTGGTTCGAGACCGCGGCGGACAAGGGTTTCCGCCACGCCACCTATTACGAGGTGCCAGAGGGAGTGCAACACCTGTGA
- the paaC gene encoding 1,2-phenylacetyl-CoA epoxidase subunit PaaC, with protein MTLHPELKNLRAEYLLRLGDNALILSQRLCEWCGHAPTLEEDLALSNVALDLLGQARLWLDAAGRGLTPAQSEDDLAYGRDAQAFRNVLLVELTRGNFADTQMRQFLFDSWHCLLLRELSDSADAEVAAIAAKALKEATYHLRRSSGWVVRLGDGSRQSREFCRLALERCWHYVGELFEMDELEQAMLAQGVGCDLAALYPEWLAYVNEVLAAATLEPPRAAPAVSGGKRGAHGEALVALLMEMQFLTRAHPGAGW; from the coding sequence GTGACCCTGCATCCGGAATTGAAAAACCTGCGCGCGGAATACCTGCTGCGCCTGGGCGACAACGCGCTGATCCTGTCGCAGCGCTTATGCGAATGGTGCGGCCACGCGCCCACGCTGGAAGAAGACCTGGCGCTGAGCAATGTGGCGCTGGACCTGCTGGGCCAGGCGCGGCTGTGGCTGGACGCCGCCGGCCGCGGGCTGACGCCGGCGCAGAGCGAGGACGATCTGGCCTATGGCCGCGACGCCCAGGCCTTCCGCAACGTGTTGCTGGTGGAGCTGACCCGCGGCAATTTCGCCGACACCCAGATGCGCCAGTTCCTGTTCGACAGCTGGCATTGCCTGCTGCTGCGCGAGCTGTCGGATTCGGCGGACGCGGAAGTGGCCGCCATCGCCGCCAAGGCGTTGAAAGAGGCCACTTACCACCTGCGCCGCAGCAGCGGCTGGGTGGTGAGGCTGGGCGACGGCAGCCGGCAAAGCCGGGAATTCTGCCGGCTGGCGCTGGAACGCTGCTGGCATTACGTGGGCGAATTGTTCGAGATGGACGAACTGGAGCAGGCGATGCTGGCCCAGGGCGTGGGCTGCGATCTGGCCGCGCTGTACCCGGAATGGCTGGCCTACGTCAACGAAGTGCTGGCCGCGGCCACGCTGGAGCCGCCGCGCGCAGCGCCGGCGGTCAGCGGCGGCAAGCGAGGCGCGCACGGCGAGGCGCTGGTGGCCCTGCTGATGGAAATGCAGTTTCTGACCCGCGCCCATCCGGGAGCCGGCTGGTGA
- the paaD gene encoding 1,2-phenylacetyl-CoA epoxidase subunit PaaD, giving the protein MSRVHGLEVQSGTERVWEWLAGIPDPEMPYVSIVDLGIVRDVRWEDDALRVVVTPTYSGCPAKAQIDSNIRQTLQDRGVEAVRLETRLHPAWSTDWLSESGRSKLRAAGIAPPLPAEPGWQRLSFVAVAAPRVPCPRCGSDATRPQGEFGGTACKSLYQCEACRNPFEHFKSL; this is encoded by the coding sequence GTGAGCCGGGTGCACGGCCTGGAGGTGCAAAGCGGCACCGAGCGCGTCTGGGAATGGCTGGCCGGCATTCCGGACCCGGAGATGCCCTACGTCTCCATCGTGGACCTGGGCATCGTGCGCGACGTGCGCTGGGAGGACGACGCGCTGCGCGTGGTGGTGACGCCCACCTATAGCGGCTGCCCGGCCAAGGCGCAGATAGACAGCAATATCCGCCAGACCCTGCAAGACCGGGGCGTGGAGGCGGTGCGGCTGGAAACGCGGCTGCATCCGGCCTGGAGCACGGACTGGCTCAGCGAAAGCGGCCGGTCCAAGCTGCGCGCCGCCGGCATCGCCCCGCCCTTGCCGGCGGAGCCGGGCTGGCAGCGCTTGAGCTTCGTCGCCGTCGCCGCGCCGCGGGTGCCCTGTCCGCGCTGCGGTTCCGACGCCACCCGCCCGCAGGGCGAATTCGGCGGCACCGCCTGCAAATCGCTGTACCAGTGCGAGGCCTGCCGCAATCCGTTCGAGCACTTCAAGAGTTTATGA
- a CDS encoding 2Fe-2S iron-sulfur cluster-binding protein produces the protein MPQFYPLQLTEIQRDTPDSLLLTLEPSEEHRDRFRHEPGQHLTLRAWLDGEEVRRSYSLCNAPDAPKLQLAIKRVAGGRFSQWAHASLGPGAMLEALPPSGRFGLPAAPETARHYAGFAAGSGITPVLSILQATLLREPLSRFTLVYCNRNLASLQFRETLATLKDRYPARLSLIYLFSAEEQDIELFNGRLDRERCLALLRGCLPAASIDHAYVCGPAGMMAAVSQALSESGLPPERVRSEHYAAAPAAGPARAERALADSPERVRVTVRMDGMQRQVELGAPVDNLLDALLQAGVTPRYSCKAGVCATCRCQVLAGEVDMEAPHALAPEEVAAGYVLSCRSRPLTSTLALSFD, from the coding sequence ATGCCGCAGTTTTACCCTTTGCAGCTGACCGAGATCCAGCGCGACACGCCGGACAGTCTGCTGTTGACGCTGGAGCCGTCGGAAGAACACCGCGACCGCTTCCGCCACGAGCCGGGCCAGCATCTGACCCTGCGCGCCTGGCTGGACGGCGAGGAAGTGCGCCGCAGTTATTCGCTGTGCAACGCGCCGGACGCGCCCAAGCTGCAGCTGGCGATCAAGCGGGTGGCCGGCGGCCGCTTCTCGCAATGGGCGCACGCCAGCCTGGGGCCGGGCGCGATGCTGGAGGCCTTGCCGCCGTCCGGCCGCTTCGGCCTGCCGGCGGCGCCGGAAACGGCCCGCCATTACGCCGGTTTCGCCGCCGGCAGCGGCATCACCCCGGTCTTGTCCATCTTGCAGGCCACCTTGCTGCGCGAGCCGCTCAGCCGTTTCACCCTGGTCTATTGCAACCGCAATCTGGCCTCGCTGCAGTTCCGTGAAACGCTGGCGACGCTGAAGGACCGCTACCCGGCGCGGCTGTCCCTGATCTATCTGTTCAGCGCGGAAGAGCAGGACATCGAGCTGTTCAACGGCCGGCTGGACCGCGAGCGCTGCCTGGCGCTGTTGCGCGGCTGCCTGCCGGCGGCCTCCATCGACCACGCCTACGTTTGCGGCCCGGCCGGCATGATGGCGGCGGTGAGCCAGGCGCTGAGCGAGAGCGGCCTGCCGCCGGAACGCGTCCGCAGCGAACACTACGCCGCGGCCCCGGCCGCCGGTCCGGCCCGCGCCGAGCGCGCGTTGGCGGACAGCCCGGAGCGGGTGCGGGTGACGGTGAGGATGGACGGCATGCAGCGCCAGGTGGAACTGGGCGCGCCGGTGGACAACCTTTTGGACGCGCTGCTGCAAGCCGGCGTCACGCCGCGCTACTCCTGCAAGGCCGGCGTTTGCGCCACCTGCCGCTGCCAGGTGCTGGCCGGCGAAGTGGACATGGAGGCGCCGCACGCATTGGCGCCCGAGGAGGTGGCCGCCGGCTATGTGCTCAGCTGCCGCAGCCGCCCGCTGACTTCAACACTGGCGCTGTCATTCGACTGA
- a CDS encoding MFS transporter produces MTSQNALSRWALTLYCLATGFSVAAVVYHQSMTQLIAVSFGLSADSLWGLSVATQFGYGAGLILGLPLGDMIAPRRLIPATMLALGAVLLLVGIAPSPWLMVLLCGLAGLLSIAGQLLLAYSAKALAAEQRGRVVGSLLTSLFAGLLLARVLAGWGGEHIGWRGIYLTVGALTFVIGLALRGCIGEVPLAGQLRYGRMLSQQGALWLKLPELRRLALVAACFFAASNGIWANLSSLTHATLNWNAGQTGLLAFTSIAALRAPWLAQWLQRRLDWHGVIALLGVGIAATSLAGVWLGSQVLMIVAFLMVTDLGVRSVQTIAQGRVLGIDPAAASRLNSLFMTVFFFGAALGSWLGGIAIHRLGWAGMYLFPAGCAAAGLLFLSWRNPALRFARA; encoded by the coding sequence ATGACCTCTCAAAACGCCCTGTCCCGCTGGGCGCTGACCCTCTATTGCCTGGCCACCGGGTTTTCCGTGGCGGCGGTGGTCTACCACCAATCGATGACGCAGCTGATCGCCGTCTCCTTCGGCCTGTCCGCGGACTCGCTGTGGGGGCTGTCGGTGGCCACGCAGTTCGGCTACGGCGCCGGCCTGATCCTGGGCTTGCCGCTGGGCGACATGATCGCGCCGCGCCGGCTGATCCCCGCCACCATGCTGGCGCTGGGCGCGGTGCTGCTGCTGGTGGGCATCGCCCCGTCGCCTTGGCTGATGGTGCTGCTGTGCGGCCTGGCCGGCCTGCTGTCCATCGCAGGCCAGCTGTTGCTGGCCTACAGCGCCAAGGCGCTGGCGGCGGAGCAGCGCGGGCGGGTGGTGGGCAGCCTGCTCACTTCCTTGTTCGCCGGCCTGCTGCTGGCGCGGGTGCTGGCCGGCTGGGGCGGCGAGCACATCGGCTGGCGCGGCATCTATCTGACGGTGGGCGCCCTGACCTTCGTCATCGGCCTGGCGCTGCGCGGCTGCATCGGCGAGGTGCCGCTGGCCGGCCAGCTGCGCTACGGCCGCATGCTGAGCCAGCAGGGCGCACTGTGGCTGAAGCTGCCGGAGCTGCGCCGGCTGGCGCTGGTGGCCGCCTGCTTCTTCGCCGCCTCCAACGGCATCTGGGCCAATCTGTCCTCGCTGACCCACGCCACCCTGAACTGGAACGCCGGTCAGACCGGCCTGCTGGCCTTCACTTCCATCGCCGCGCTGCGCGCGCCGTGGCTGGCGCAATGGCTGCAGCGCCGGCTGGACTGGCACGGCGTGATCGCGCTGCTGGGCGTCGGCATCGCCGCCACCTCGCTGGCCGGCGTCTGGCTGGGCAGCCAGGTGCTGATGATCGTGGCCTTCCTGATGGTGACCGATCTGGGCGTGCGTTCGGTGCAGACCATCGCCCAGGGCCGGGTGCTGGGCATAGACCCCGCCGCCGCCTCGCGGCTGAACAGCCTGTTCATGACGGTTTTCTTCTTCGGCGCCGCGCTGGGCTCCTGGTTGGGCGGCATCGCCATCCACCGGCTGGGCTGGGCCGGCATGTATCTGTTCCCGGCCGGCTGCGCCGCCGCCGGGCTGCTGTTCCTGAGCTGGCGCAACCCGGCGCTGCGCTTTGCCCGGGCCTGA
- a CDS encoding iron-containing redox enzyme family protein — MEALLEKSGSKTPLIAGMSLIWADWLKEEDLQGLVEHPLLQALERNEASLATVRTLLVQHSHYSRHFTRYLCALMGQLSDPADVMALMENMREEMGVDGGSAITHAEMFQRTLRVVGAAPASHAPLPQTLAMVDTMMGHCQSSDALAGLAAMCLGAEAIVPLIYRPILQALQHHGFGEDATEFFSLHIEEDEDHALTMLAIMQRLTLDQDARREQAIAVGRELIARRVAMFDAIWAHCQAQPAAAPAAAPAPAPAGHFSSADFWRVPSQLQAQLPARLSHEQVMAASQGGDQAFSSERKHKVHIVDLPSRTISLTIGRLEEGESTRLHRHNYETVIYVTQGQGYSRIGDRQVPWRAGDAIYVPVWAEHQHVNTGAEECVYLACENAPLLQNLGGIALREELSA; from the coding sequence ATGGAAGCATTGTTGGAAAAAAGCGGCAGCAAGACCCCGTTGATCGCAGGCATGAGCCTGATCTGGGCCGATTGGCTGAAAGAGGAAGACCTGCAGGGCCTGGTGGAACACCCGCTGCTGCAAGCGCTGGAACGCAATGAGGCCAGCCTGGCCACCGTGCGCACCCTGCTGGTTCAGCACAGCCATTACTCGCGCCACTTCACCCGCTATCTGTGCGCGCTGATGGGCCAGCTGAGCGACCCGGCCGACGTGATGGCGCTGATGGAAAACATGCGCGAGGAAATGGGCGTGGACGGCGGCAGCGCCATCACCCACGCGGAAATGTTCCAGCGCACCTTGCGCGTGGTGGGCGCGGCGCCGGCCTCGCACGCGCCGCTGCCGCAGACCCTGGCGATGGTGGACACCATGATGGGCCACTGCCAGTCCTCGGACGCGCTGGCCGGCCTGGCCGCGATGTGCCTGGGCGCGGAAGCCATCGTGCCGCTGATCTACCGCCCCATCCTGCAAGCGCTGCAACACCACGGCTTCGGCGAGGACGCCACCGAGTTCTTCAGCCTGCACATCGAGGAAGACGAAGACCATGCGCTGACCATGCTGGCCATCATGCAGCGCCTGACCCTGGACCAGGACGCGCGCCGCGAGCAGGCCATCGCCGTGGGCCGCGAGCTGATCGCCCGCCGCGTGGCGATGTTCGACGCCATCTGGGCGCATTGCCAGGCGCAGCCGGCCGCCGCGCCCGCCGCGGCCCCGGCCCCGGCCCCGGCCGGCCATTTCTCCTCCGCCGATTTCTGGCGCGTGCCCAGCCAGTTGCAGGCCCAGTTGCCGGCGCGGCTGAGCCACGAGCAGGTGATGGCGGCCAGCCAGGGCGGCGACCAGGCCTTCTCCTCCGAGCGCAAGCACAAGGTGCACATCGTCGATCTGCCCAGCCGCACCATCAGCCTGACCATAGGCCGGCTGGAAGAGGGCGAGTCCACCCGCCTGCACCGCCACAACTACGAGACGGTGATCTACGTCACCCAGGGTCAGGGCTATTCCCGCATCGGCGACCGCCAGGTGCCGTGGCGCGCCGGCGACGCCATCTACGTGCCGGTCTGGGCCGAGCACCAGCACGTCAACACCGGCGCGGAGGAGTGCGTCTACCTGGCCTGCGAGAACGCGCCCTTGTTGCAGAACCTGGGCGGCATCGCGCTGCGCGAGGAACTGAGCGCCTGA
- a CDS encoding 3-deoxy-7-phosphoheptulonate synthase: MLTLSKAWSPSSWQAKPHTQMPDYDDGAALHAVLSRLSAYPNLVPSAEIRRLRAALAGVARGEGFVIQAGDCAERFAGLRPDVLGGHYRLLERMAADLGQALQRPVLRIGRIAGQYAKPRSQPQEALGGLSLPSYRGDIINGVEFAAAARAHDPQRLESAYFHAAASLNYLRGLDREAAPRDSGYYVSHEALLLPYEQAQLQQDERGDWYCGSGHFLWVGERTRQLDGAHLEFLRGVNNPVGVKVGPGMEREELLRLIDALNPDNEAGRLTLITRFGAAQIQRLPALLDAVRAEGRQVLWLCDPMHGNGVQAANGVKTRRYEDILAEVEAFLAAHRDCGSHAGGVHLELSALDVTECLGGPEALAEEDLGRAYHSSCDPRLNPRQALALTDRLIAALTQPSGAAARPAQDAAAPEPLINLAERLAASRPDSDRLCFVGPGFSLSYRQLNRALRRQAAWLQTEGVAAGERVLIALDDGPELAVAFYAALAVGALPVVANPRLDAASLHHLLADAAPALCLGQSSQIAVWPAAAKLRLLDAGAHLEWLAGDSPDDDWDDFARQPEDAPALIQYTSGSTGQAKGVVHSARSMLAVCSHFAAGQLRLGADDVLYSVPKSFFGYGMGNSLFFPLYLGACGVLDGAWPSAERVAGVLRQFRPTVLFAVPTLYRLLLEHGLEPSDVAIRLAFSAGAPLSAPLARRWRQRFGFDLHDGIGATEMCHVFATSYPDALRAGSVGRMLPGWEARIVDADGRDAPAGECGVLLVKAPSRALGYWRRPQEEQERFQDGWYRTGDLFSRDEHGYLSFHGREDDRFKVFGRWVVPVEIENLLAALLPELGDAYVVAAPDRDGEARPALILRAGDDSEALVRLVHATLEAHLESYKRPALVLALEEIPLNKNGKPDRRAMAQLAAREQAERKEEKVC, from the coding sequence ATGCTGACACTATCCAAAGCCTGGAGCCCAAGCAGCTGGCAGGCGAAACCGCACACACAAATGCCCGATTACGACGACGGCGCCGCGCTGCATGCCGTGCTGTCGCGTCTGAGCGCCTATCCCAATCTGGTGCCTTCCGCCGAAATCCGCCGGCTGCGCGCCGCGCTGGCCGGCGTGGCGCGGGGAGAGGGCTTCGTCATCCAGGCCGGAGACTGCGCCGAGCGCTTCGCCGGCCTGCGGCCGGACGTGCTGGGCGGCCACTACCGCCTGCTGGAACGCATGGCCGCGGACCTGGGCCAGGCGCTGCAGCGCCCGGTGCTGCGCATCGGCCGCATCGCCGGCCAGTACGCCAAGCCGCGCAGCCAGCCGCAGGAAGCGCTGGGCGGATTGAGCTTGCCCAGCTATCGCGGCGACATCATCAACGGCGTGGAATTCGCCGCCGCCGCGCGCGCCCACGACCCGCAGCGGCTGGAATCCGCCTATTTCCACGCCGCCGCCAGCCTCAACTACCTGCGCGGCCTGGACCGCGAGGCCGCGCCGCGCGACAGCGGCTACTACGTCAGCCACGAAGCGCTGCTGCTGCCTTATGAACAGGCCCAGCTGCAGCAAGACGAGCGCGGCGACTGGTATTGCGGCTCCGGCCACTTCCTGTGGGTGGGCGAACGCACCCGCCAGCTGGACGGCGCGCATCTGGAATTCCTGCGCGGCGTGAACAATCCCGTCGGCGTCAAAGTGGGCCCCGGCATGGAGCGCGAGGAACTGCTGCGCCTGATCGACGCGCTGAACCCGGACAACGAGGCCGGCCGGCTGACCCTGATCACCCGCTTCGGCGCGGCGCAGATCCAGCGCCTGCCGGCGCTGCTGGACGCGGTGCGCGCGGAAGGCCGCCAAGTGCTGTGGCTGTGCGACCCGATGCACGGCAACGGCGTGCAGGCGGCCAACGGCGTGAAGACCCGGCGCTATGAAGACATCCTGGCCGAGGTGGAGGCCTTCCTCGCCGCCCACCGCGACTGCGGCAGCCACGCCGGCGGCGTGCACCTGGAATTGAGCGCCCTGGACGTGACCGAATGCCTGGGCGGACCGGAGGCGCTGGCCGAGGAAGACCTGGGCCGCGCCTACCACAGCAGCTGCGACCCGCGGCTCAATCCGCGCCAGGCGCTGGCTTTGACCGACCGGCTGATCGCCGCGCTGACCCAGCCCTCCGGCGCGGCGGCGCGGCCGGCGCAGGACGCGGCCGCGCCGGAACCGCTGATCAATCTGGCCGAGCGCCTGGCCGCCAGCCGGCCGGACAGCGACCGGCTCTGCTTCGTCGGCCCCGGCTTCAGCCTCAGCTACCGCCAGCTCAACCGCGCGCTGCGCCGTCAGGCCGCCTGGCTGCAAACCGAAGGCGTGGCCGCCGGCGAGCGCGTACTGATCGCGCTGGACGACGGCCCGGAGCTGGCGGTGGCCTTTTACGCCGCGCTGGCGGTGGGCGCGCTGCCGGTGGTGGCCAATCCGCGGCTGGACGCCGCCTCGCTCCACCATCTGCTGGCCGACGCCGCTCCGGCGCTGTGCCTGGGCCAGTCCTCGCAGATCGCGGTGTGGCCGGCCGCGGCCAAGCTGCGGCTGCTGGACGCCGGCGCTCATCTGGAATGGCTGGCCGGCGACAGCCCCGACGACGATTGGGACGATTTCGCGCGTCAGCCGGAAGACGCGCCGGCGCTGATTCAATACACCTCCGGCAGCACCGGCCAGGCCAAGGGCGTGGTGCACAGCGCCCGCTCCATGCTGGCGGTGTGCTCGCACTTCGCCGCCGGCCAGCTGCGGCTGGGCGCGGACGACGTGTTGTACTCGGTGCCCAAATCCTTCTTTGGCTACGGCATGGGCAACAGCCTGTTCTTCCCGCTGTATCTGGGCGCTTGCGGCGTGCTGGACGGCGCCTGGCCGTCGGCCGAACGCGTGGCCGGCGTGCTGCGCCAGTTCCGACCCACCGTATTGTTCGCCGTGCCCACCCTGTACCGGCTGCTGCTGGAACACGGCCTGGAGCCGTCCGATGTGGCGATCCGGCTGGCCTTCTCCGCCGGCGCCCCGCTGTCCGCGCCTTTGGCGCGGCGCTGGCGTCAGCGTTTCGGCTTTGATCTGCACGACGGCATCGGCGCCACCGAAATGTGCCATGTGTTCGCCACCAGCTATCCGGACGCGCTGCGCGCCGGCAGCGTCGGCCGCATGTTGCCGGGCTGGGAGGCGCGCATCGTCGACGCCGACGGCCGGGACGCGCCGGCCGGCGAATGCGGGGTGCTGCTGGTCAAGGCGCCCAGCCGCGCGCTGGGCTACTGGCGGCGTCCGCAGGAGGAGCAAGAGCGCTTCCAGGACGGCTGGTATCGCACCGGCGACCTGTTCAGCCGCGACGAGCACGGCTATCTGAGCTTCCACGGCCGCGAGGACGACCGCTTCAAGGTGTTCGGCCGCTGGGTGGTGCCGGTGGAAATCGAAAACCTGCTGGCCGCGCTGCTGCCGGAACTGGGCGACGCCTACGTGGTGGCCGCGCCGGACCGCGACGGCGAAGCCCGCCCGGCGCTGATCCTGCGCGCCGGCGACGACAGCGAGGCGCTGGTGCGCCTGGTGCACGCCACGCTGGAAGCCCATCTGGAAAGCTATAAGCGCCCGGCGCTGGTGCTGGCGCTGGAGGAGATTCCGCTGAACAAGAACGGCAAGCCGGACCGGCGCGCGATGGCGCAGCTGGCCGCCCGGGAACAGGCGGAGCGCAAGGAGGAAAAAGTATGCTGA
- a CDS encoding anthranilate synthase component I family protein produces the protein MLSEEAFLRYGDHGFSLAPLWRTLPLPAGADPLALYQALANQGQDYLFETGHWRDGAFQRAYSVIGLPCRERVELDEGRLRHWRDGQLLRELECADPLAELAKLQQGWRAPHFSALPPFSGGLFGYFGFETTRLIEPRLRRQPRKPSGLALPDALQWLSLDLLVLDHQQASVYCIVHEAAEAAGYARGQQRLLRLCEQTRALLAEPSAPPPAFAADATADPALDYAFAREDFQQAVGRIKDYIAAGDVMQVVLSQRMSQPFAADAPTLYRALSGLGETPYRYLLNLGDAQIVGASPEMLFRQQDERITSRPMAGTRRRGADAAEDQDLRRELLADPKEIAEHMMLVDLARNDLGRLAELGSVQVDELLTVEPFSHVMHIVSTVSGKLPQQAQALDVLKSTFPAGTLSGASKVRALEVIAELEPHSRGVYGGSIGYIGWRGNADQAITIRTGVLQDGRLHVQAGAGVVQDSLAEREWQETLEKSRLMLLAAKLAAAAARQEEAICI, from the coding sequence ATGCTGAGCGAAGAGGCCTTTCTGCGTTACGGCGACCACGGCTTCAGCCTGGCGCCGCTGTGGCGGACCCTGCCGCTGCCGGCGGGCGCGGACCCGCTGGCGCTGTACCAGGCGCTGGCCAACCAGGGCCAGGACTATCTGTTTGAAACCGGTCACTGGCGGGACGGCGCGTTTCAGCGCGCCTATTCGGTGATCGGCCTGCCCTGCCGCGAGCGGGTGGAGCTGGACGAGGGCCGGTTGCGCCATTGGCGCGACGGCCAGCTGCTGCGCGAACTGGAGTGCGCGGACCCGCTGGCGGAGCTGGCCAAGCTGCAACAAGGCTGGCGCGCGCCGCACTTCAGCGCCTTGCCGCCGTTTTCCGGCGGCCTGTTCGGCTATTTCGGCTTCGAAACCACTCGCCTGATCGAGCCGCGGCTGCGCCGCCAGCCGCGCAAACCCTCCGGGCTGGCGCTGCCGGACGCCTTGCAATGGCTGAGCCTGGACTTGCTGGTGTTGGACCACCAGCAGGCCAGCGTCTACTGCATCGTCCACGAAGCCGCCGAGGCGGCCGGCTACGCCCGCGGCCAACAGCGCTTGCTGCGCTTGTGCGAGCAAACCCGCGCGCTGCTGGCGGAGCCGTCCGCGCCGCCGCCGGCTTTCGCCGCGGACGCGACGGCGGACCCCGCCTTGGATTACGCCTTTGCGCGCGAGGACTTCCAGCAGGCGGTGGGCCGGATCAAGGACTACATCGCCGCCGGCGACGTGATGCAGGTGGTGTTGTCCCAACGCATGAGCCAGCCCTTCGCCGCCGACGCGCCCACGCTGTACCGGGCCTTGTCCGGCCTGGGCGAAACCCCCTACCGCTACCTGCTCAATCTGGGCGACGCCCAGATCGTCGGCGCCTCGCCGGAGATGCTGTTCCGCCAGCAAGACGAGCGGATCACCAGCCGGCCCATGGCCGGCACCCGCCGCCGCGGCGCGGACGCGGCGGAAGACCAGGACTTGCGCCGCGAACTGCTGGCCGATCCCAAGGAAATCGCCGAACACATGATGCTGGTGGACCTGGCGCGCAACGATCTGGGCCGGCTGGCCGAGCTGGGCAGCGTGCAAGTGGACGAACTGCTGACCGTGGAGCCCTTCTCCCACGTCATGCACATCGTTTCCACCGTGTCCGGCAAGCTGCCGCAGCAGGCGCAGGCGCTGGACGTGCTCAAGAGCACCTTCCCGGCCGGCACCCTCAGCGGCGCGTCCAAGGTGCGGGCGCTGGAAGTGATCGCCGAGCTGGAGCCGCATTCGCGTGGCGTCTACGGCGGCTCCATCGGCTATATCGGCTGGCGCGGCAACGCCGATCAGGCCATCACCATCCGCACCGGCGTGCTGCAAGACGGCCGGCTGCACGTGCAGGCCGGCGCCGGCGTGGTGCAGGACTCGCTGGCCGAGCGCGAATGGCAGGAAACTCTGGAAAAAAGCCGGTTGATGCTGCTGGCGGCCAAGCTGGCCGCGGCGGCGGCGCGGCAAGAGGAGGCGATATGCATTTGA